One stretch of Microplitis mediator isolate UGA2020A chromosome 9, iyMicMedi2.1, whole genome shotgun sequence DNA includes these proteins:
- the LOC130674635 gene encoding uncharacterized protein LOC130674635, translated as MSTEQVSSSQEGNSGSLYLKEIDNTGTSDELLIGVIQNKVEKKKELLEQCNLRAYLDGTYFVPDLEQSTFDGTIVATCQLCQSEYQKDQTISGLLKVSSNFTSHVKKMHKRKFNDYQSYLEAHRKKIKLDQTTDQHKIYCSFSQAVFEENVINFVLESLCPLNIVETKAFRKIFDDMNIKKGGQKLRHLSAKTLTRKIKDTFTANMRAIKDKLKAVSYVCTTADVWSSKSQRYMGMTIHWIDEVNFERKSFAIACRRFPGDHTYDRISAIIEDIHLDFGVNDTVIATVTDNASNFGKAFKESGIDCKAFFDGEENVEESNATDIITDEMTDDSDSADEITNDFAEIDGSEDCNSFKKTLPKHLLCASHTLSLIATKDLTDGIKSCSELNVAYSKMIERCNNLWAITKSPKKKEYWHSIIGSALKRPVITRWNSLFDSLRQLFGLKEKILTNTEKLNNFGLNNILRNADFRFIDEYLTCNKPIADAIDKLQGEKLCSYGYLLPTLITVQNQLKNCQQLNLRYCKKLPAILLNGLIKRFKCFFDVEHQGRISAVAAASHPKFKLKWLHCLEKTAQKNVMAAIKDALAVSNTARQPCVIDDCDDDEYFDFSSSADNQCIVYDTFGTNDLEMIFQKFNSESRTDLQLLNLYPIIKTIYIKFNTPIPSSAAVERLFSYATMLSLPKFNQLTDTNFELRVLMKCNSSANKNTLK; from the exons ATGAGTACAGAACAAGTATCTTCAAGTCAAGAAGGCAATTCAGGATCACTATATTTAAAGGAAATTGACAACACTGGCACTTCTGATGAACTACTGATTGGTGTCATACAAAATAAAgtggaaaagaaaaaagaactgCTGGAACAATGTAACCTTCGTGCATACCTTGATGGCACATACTTTGTTCCGGATTTAGAGCAATCAACATTTGATGGAACAATAGTAGCTACATGTCAATTATGCCAGTCTGAATACCAAAAGGATCAAACGATTAGTGGCTTACTAAAAGTTTCATCAAACTTCACTTCTCACGTAAAG aaaatGCACAAAAGAAAGTTTAATGATTACCAAAGTTATCTTGAGGCTCatcgtaaaaaaatcaaacttgATCAAACGACTGATCAGCATAAGATATACTGTAGTTTTTCTCAAGCagtttttgaagaaaatgtGATAAATTTCGTACTCGAAAGTCTCTGTCCTCTTAACATTGTCGAAACGAAagcttttagaaaaatttttgatg atATGAATATTAAGAAAGGTGGTCAAAAATTACGTCACTTGTCAGCGAAAACTCTTACTCGTAAAATTAAGGATACATTTACAGCAAATATGCGTGCAATAAAAGATAAGCTAAAGGCAGTTTCATATGTATGCACTACAGCAGACGTTTGGTCATCAAAAAGTCAGCGATACATGGGCATGACCATCCACTGG ATTGATGAGGTTAACTTTGAACGAAAATCATTTGCCATTGCTTGTCGCCGATTTCCCGGTGACCATACTTATGACCGAATTTCAGCTATAATTGAAGATATACATTTGGACTTTGGAGTAAACGACACAGTTATTGCGACAGTAACTGACAATGCCTCCAACTTTGGGAAAGCATTTAAGGAATCTGGGATTGATTGCAAAGCATTTTTTgatg gtgAAGAAAATGTTGAAGAGTCTAATGCAACAGACATAATCACAGACGAAATGACAGATGATTCCGATTCAGCAGATGAAATCACAAATGACTTTGCTGAGATTGATGGAAGTGAAGATTGTAATAGTTTTAAGAAAACTCTTCCAAAACATTTATTGTGTGCCAGTCACACATTAAGTCTTATAGCAACTAAAGACCTTACTGATGGGATAAAATCATGTAGTGAATTGAATGTGGCTTATTCTAAAATGATTGAAAGATGCAATAATCTCTGGGCAATAACAAAATCACCCAAGAAAAAAGAGTATTGGCATTCAATTATTGGCAGTGCTCTAAAAAGACCTGTAATTACCCGCTGGAATTCATTGTTCGATTCGTTGCGTCAGCTATTtggtttaaaagaaaaaattttgaccaatACAGAAAAGTTAAACAATTTTGGGCTTAACAATATATTACGAAATGCAGATTttag gtttatTGATGAATATCTTACTTGTAATAAACCAATAGCAGATGCAATAGACAAATTACAAGGTGAAAAGTTATGCTCTTACGGGTATTTACTCCCGACACTTATTACGGTACAGAATCAACTTAAGAATTGCCAACAATTGAATTTGagatattgtaaaaaattaccagCTATTCTTTTAAATGGCTTGATTAAACGTTTTAAATGCTTTTTTGACGTCGAGCATCAAGGTCGGATTAGTGCTGTCGCTGCTGCGTCACATCCGAAATTCAAACTTAAGTGGTTGCATTGCTTAGAAAAGACAgctcaaaaaaatgttatggCAGCAATAAAAGATGCACTTGCTGTCTCAAATACCGCTCGTCAGCCGTGTGTCATTGATGACTGTGACGATGAtgaatattttgatttcaGTTCATCAGCAGACAACCAATGTATCGTTTATGATACATTTGGAACTAATGACCTAGAAATGATCTTTCAGAAATTCAATTCAGAATCGCGAACAGATTTACAACTATTAAACTTATACCCTATTATAAAGACAATctatatcaaatttaatacTCCAATTCCATCTTCAGCGGCTGTTGAAAGATTATTTAGTTATGCGACAATGCTTTCGCTCCCTAAATTCAATCAACTAACtgatacaaattttgaattacggGTACTCATGAAGTGCAATTCTAGTGCGAATAAAAATACcttgaaataa